In Phaseolus vulgaris cultivar G19833 chromosome 10, P. vulgaris v2.0, whole genome shotgun sequence, a single genomic region encodes these proteins:
- the LOC137817336 gene encoding uncharacterized protein encodes MGDLDKDLCLFWKSVADANITFLTAALISFEFFEDQLEARIDLMLGKGKLAELRALARAHGLASGSQTVPNSVVEIAAAQGRSPPKGPAPSEALPAPQRKKLVLRKPKRKTPQVVHEDEEEDDEATEDGLITKRRRVAPSSPPAPPPPPTSTPSPLPAPTPIPTSPPAATSPVQAVPLAAALPVIEATEPNFMENPPSASTPFVSAGGGPPSTASTAKAAPGGDEGAHNSPIIITESPSSPPRQEAPTPQPIQEGGGENQQQAPPVLPRANLSLEVKRDDISVLQEENRLIRIEAEKLSCNLMLAEIDHSRVEDAMSTELRVARKEATDLRHRVHLLAQEKIELESKLVPYRLKVAGLEASIKADAAKVENLEKRSVDREVLLGKTEKERDDTMANLTEAKKENEEIAAELVQAQAENKRVTEDLLQARERAEELKQQNEGLKKQIEELELSSAQILVAGFDAALEQFACQYPDLDLSMVSLNNEVVDGKIVPSED; translated from the exons atgggcgatTTGGACAAGGACTtgtgccttttctggaaaagcgtggcagacgctaacatcaccttcctcaccgctgcgctcatctccttcgagttcttcgaagaccaACTCGAGGCTCGTATAG atctcatgttgggcaaaggaaaactggctgaattgagggcgctagCCCGAGCCCATGGTTTGGCGTCGGGCTCCCAgactgtgcccaactcggtggtggagatcgccgctgcccagggcagatcgccccctaaaggcccagctccttccgaGGCCCTGCCCGCCCCACAACGCAAAAAACTCGtcctcaggaagccaaagaggaaaacccctcaggtggttcatgaggatgaagaagaagacgatgaggcgactgaggacggtCTCATCACCAAGAGAagaagggtggcgccttcttcaccacctgctccacctcctcctccaacatcaacaccgtcCCCACTACCAGCTCCTACTCCGATACCGACTTCTCCGCCAGCTGCAACATCGCCGGTTCAAGCAGTTCCCTTGGCGGCTGCACTCCCCGTGATTGAGGCTACTgagcctaacttcatggagaaccccccaagcgcctccacgccatttgtatctgctggagggggtcctccttcaacagCTTCAACTGCGAAAGCTGCACCAGGCGGGGATGAAGGGGCtcacaactcacccatcatcattaccgagtccccctcgtcgccaccacgccaagaagctccaactccccaaccaattcaagaaggtggtggcgagaaccagcaaCAGGCTCCCCCAGTGCTTCCAcgagcaaacctttcccttgaggtcaaaagg gatgacatctccgtgctccaagaggagaatcgcctaataaggatcgaggcggagaagttgtcctgcaacctTATGCTGGCGGAGATCGATCATTCGcgagtggaggatgctatgagcaccgagctgcgggtggcgcgcaaggaagccaccgatctacgccatagggtgcacctcttagctcaagagaagatcgagctggagagcaagttGGTCCCATatcgtctcaaggtggctgGCCTGGAGGCGTCGATTaaagcagatgccgccaaggtagaaaaccttgagaagaggtccgtagatcgggaggtcctcttggggaaaactgaaaaagagagagatgacACCATGGCTAACCTCACCGAGGCCAAAAAGGAAAACGAAGAGATCGCTGCAGAGCTGGTCCAAGCGCAGGCGGAGAACAAgagggttactgaagaccttcttcaagctcgggagagGGCTGAAGAACTAaaacagcagaacgaggggctcaagaagcagattgaagaactcgagctgagctctgcccaaatcCTCGTTGCTGGGTTTGACGCTGCCTTGGAACAATTCGCCTGTCAGTACCCTGacttggatctctccatggtgtcgctaaacaatgaagtggtggatgggaagatcgttccttctgaagactag